Genomic segment of Dactylococcopsis salina PCC 8305:
TGAAAGTAATGGCACTTGCAATAAGCGCTTTCAGAAGCAAGGCATTGATGCAACGGAAGAAATGCGTCGTCAGTATCGGGAGTTAATTCTCACTACGCCTCAAATTGGTAACTATATCAGTGGCGCGATTCTCTACGATGAAACAATCCGTCAGAAAAAAGAGGATGGCACTCCTTTTACTCAAGTAATGAAAGAGAATGATGTCATTGTTGGCATTAAAGTCGATACAGGTGCGAAAGATTTGGCAGGTCATCCTGGAGAAAAGGTGACTGAGGGCTTAGATGGACTGCGCGATCGCATCGCGGAATACTATCAAATGGGCGCTCGTTTTGCAAAATGGCGGGCTGTAATTACCATCGGTGATGGCATCCCCAGCCGTGCTTGCATCGAAGCGAATGCTCACGCTTTAGCTCGTTATGCGGCGTTATGTCAAGAGGGCGGTTTAGTTCCCATTGTTGAACCAGAAGTTCTCATTGATGGCAATCACACGATCGAGCGTTGCTATGAGGTCACTGATGAGACTCTCCGCACTGTGTTTACTGAACTCCGCACCCAAGGCGTTGAGTTTGATCAAATGATTCTCAAACCCAGCATGGTTATCTCTGGAAAAGATTGTCCTCAGCAAGCAACACCACAACAAGTGGCGGAACAAACCATTAAGTGCTTACGCAATAATGTTCCCGCATCTGTTCCTGGGATTGCGTTCTTATCTGGTGGACAAACTCCAGAACAATCTGCGGAACACTTAAACTTGATGAATTCTGAACCCCTCAAGTCTCAGTGTCCTTGGCGCGTTACTTTCTCCTATGCTCGTGCAATTCAACAACCAGCGTTGGAACACTGGAAAGGACAAGCCAGCAATGTTGCTGATGCACAAAAACTGTTAAGTCACCGCGCTCAATGTAACAGTGCTGCCAGTATGGGTAACTATTCCCCTGAACTGGAAAAACAGCCAGCTATGGCTTAAGAACATTGGCTTCCCGTTAATTTAGGGTGCTGTTAATCCTCTCTGTTCGTCAGGGGGGATTTAATGCGTGAGCAGTGAGCAGCGTTGGGTTTTGCTTCTCTCCACCCAACCTACAAGCTACTACAAGCTACAAGCGTGTTGGGTTTCGCTTCTCTCCACCCAACCTACAAGCTACTACAAGCGTGTTGGGTTTCGCTTCTCTCCACCCAACCTACAAGCTACTACAAGCTACAAGCGTGTTGGGTTTCGCTTCTCTCCACCCAACCTACAAGCTACTACAAGCTACAAGCGTGTTGGGTTTCGCTTCTCTCCACCCAACCTACTTTAGTATTAGATTTCGCTTCCCTCTGCCCAACCTACTGGAGATTTAGGATCGCTATATTGTTCGTTGAGGTCATCAATCTCGAAATATTGATAGAATTTTTCGGTGATTTCTAGCCAGTAGGAACGTCCTTCTCTTCGTTTTTGCACTAATCCGAGTTCTACTAATTCTTGGACTTGTTGATAAGCGCTACTTCCTCGTAAGTTAATCAGATCGGTTTGCAAAATAGGATTTTTGAGGGCGATCGCGGCGAGGGTTCGTAACGCACCGACTCCTAATTCGGCGGGAATTAAATTTTGGAGCAGTTTTTGATGATTCGATCGAAGCTGTAAGCTATAACCACTGGTGGTTTCGACCACTTCTAAAGCACTATCTCGATGTGCATAATCAGACATTAATTCTAAAATTGCTTCTTCAATTGCAGCGCGATCGTGATTTGCATATTCACTAATTTCTTTTAAGGACAAAGGTTGTGCTTTCAAATATAAAATTGCTTCGACTTGTGTCGCTAAACGAGGCTCTTTCATTCAATAGTTGCTAGTTAATCCGTTATATCAGGTTCGCTCAATCAATGATCAAAAGTAGGTTGGGTGGAGAGTAGCGAAACCCAACACCAATTATAATAAGCAATTAGTCGAACCTGATATTATATGTCTTTCAATGGCTTCCAACCAGGTTGCCATAAATCAGTATCTTTTAATTGTTGGGCATTAATCCAAAATCTCACGTTGCCATCGCAAGACGCAACCATTTCCGCAAATACCCATTTCCCTTGATTCTTGCGGTTGACGACTTCAAAATGCCGCCATCCCCAAGTTTTTTGTTGTGCTGTCCATTTCGATCCGAGTAAGTGAGGAAATTTCTGTTTTTTTGCCATTTTTGATTGATGGTTATTATACCCTCCCCCTACCCCCCTTATACCATTTTGGAAAAGTAGGGTTTGCCTTGCCCACCCTACAAGATGTAACATTTACCTTTTAAATTGGTATTACTAAGGCAGGCGAAGTTTTGAAAATGGCATTATATCAAGCTCGGGTAATTGCTTATGATTAGTGTTGGGTTTCGCTTCGCTCCACCCAACCTACTTTTTATCTTTGATTTAATGGGAGAGCGTCAAGCTAAAGTTAGCTGGGTCTTGATCCCGTCGATGTTGAACTGGAATCGGAGTTCCTTGATCTTCTCCCACTAAGGCGGCGGTTTGTTCTAGAGACTCTCGCAACCGTTTCGCGGCATAGATTGACATATCTCGTGGGACGTTGATTCGATCGCGCAAATATCGTAATCCAGATGCGGACTGAGCAGGCGGTTGACACAGTTCTCCTGTGATTAGGTGGCTTAAAGCACAGCGCAAGGCTTCGTCAAATTTTTGATCCTCCATGGGATTAACACGGATTAAGTTTTCACGGTGTTTTAAAACTCGATCGAGTGCTTCTTCACGGGAGGTTTCTGGTTCAGGATAACCCACATCGGGTAAACCCAGCCAGGGGCCACCATCGACTCGGGTTTGATTAATTTTGGTTTGGGGTTCATCATTGGCGTAACATCCTCCCATTTGCGGCGGCAAATCGTGGACATGAGTATGAAAATCACTCTGTGTTCCCCGATAGGTCGATCGCGCTTCCATTCCAGCAAACCACTGTTTTAGGTGAGGATTTTCTTCTCGTAGGGAATACCCTTTATAGTAGAAAAGGCTGGCGTTCATGCGTTCTAAAAAGGGCGTAAATAGCACATCCACAATGCTAAAGTTGTCTAAAAAATAAGCTCCTGGTGTCTCACTGAGAGCAGTTTCTACCTTCTCCGTTACATCTAAAAATTGCTTGCGGTTTTTTTCTTCTTGTCTGCTCGATCGCGCCCCTGAACAAAGCCACATACACCAAGCGCGAAACAATTGTCGTTCTAACTTTTTCAGAGGGATAACTTTCGAGTCTTTCATGCTATAACCTAGCACACCGAAAGCATCTTCGAGGGCGATTAAAATATCATTACTTTCGGTTAGTAAACGACCATCTAACTCTAACGCGGGTAACATCCCAGAAGGAACAATACGCTTATACCAACGTTCTTTTTCCCCATAGCAAAACATACTTACTTTTTCGATGCGATAGGGAATTTGTTTCTCTTCTAACCATAGCCAAACTTTTTGACAGTAGGGACACCAAGCGTGATGATCTCGATATAAAGTAACTCTCACCTCTGATTCATTTTGACCAAATAAACGCAAACGGGAATGAGAATTGGTGTTTCCGTTAACTCGATCGAGGTTAAAGTTTGTTTTCGTTTTTAATTCTTCCCAACTTAGCGGTTTCATTT
This window contains:
- a CDS encoding class I fructose-bisphosphate aldolase; the encoded protein is MSQYAEELRNTAKAMVAPNQGVLAMDESNGTCNKRFQKQGIDATEEMRRQYRELILTTPQIGNYISGAILYDETIRQKKEDGTPFTQVMKENDVIVGIKVDTGAKDLAGHPGEKVTEGLDGLRDRIAEYYQMGARFAKWRAVITIGDGIPSRACIEANAHALARYAALCQEGGLVPIVEPEVLIDGNHTIERCYEVTDETLRTVFTELRTQGVEFDQMILKPSMVISGKDCPQQATPQQVAEQTIKCLRNNVPASVPGIAFLSGGQTPEQSAEHLNLMNSEPLKSQCPWRVTFSYARAIQQPALEHWKGQASNVADAQKLLSHRAQCNSAASMGNYSPELEKQPAMA
- the scpB gene encoding SMC-Scp complex subunit ScpB, yielding MKEPRLATQVEAILYLKAQPLSLKEISEYANHDRAAIEEAILELMSDYAHRDSALEVVETTSGYSLQLRSNHQKLLQNLIPAELGVGALRTLAAIALKNPILQTDLINLRGSSAYQQVQELVELGLVQKRREGRSYWLEITEKFYQYFEIDDLNEQYSDPKSPVGWAEGSEI
- a CDS encoding TIGR02450 family Trp-rich protein — encoded protein: MAKKQKFPHLLGSKWTAQQKTWGWRHFEVVNRKNQGKWVFAEMVASCDGNVRFWINAQQLKDTDLWQPGWKPLKDI
- a CDS encoding glutathione S-transferase family protein, producing MKPLSWEELKTKTNFNLDRVNGNTNSHSRLRLFGQNESEVRVTLYRDHHAWCPYCQKVWLWLEEKQIPYRIEKVSMFCYGEKERWYKRIVPSGMLPALELDGRLLTESNDILIALEDAFGVLGYSMKDSKVIPLKKLERQLFRAWCMWLCSGARSSRQEEKNRKQFLDVTEKVETALSETPGAYFLDNFSIVDVLFTPFLERMNASLFYYKGYSLREENPHLKQWFAGMEARSTYRGTQSDFHTHVHDLPPQMGGCYANDEPQTKINQTRVDGGPWLGLPDVGYPEPETSREEALDRVLKHRENLIRVNPMEDQKFDEALRCALSHLITGELCQPPAQSASGLRYLRDRINVPRDMSIYAAKRLRESLEQTAALVGEDQGTPIPVQHRRDQDPANFSLTLSH